One genomic region from Pseudomonas hormoni encodes:
- a CDS encoding glycosyltransferase: MKVMLLVMDEQRVILDRLYEIVQRNCDECVVYRLSKKQQMKLGPFLASVNYQDFDRVVIFSRVKRLVPQLRILKCIPGLVFLEHDAYQNYMPESKYLRVYSRLYSRLPSSRVLVSGALVARRMKTENIDAVFVSKGYDEQMLHNTNRVRDIPVAFLGSLKSTEYAQRRALLESLSLRTGMLVGRTKSGAEYLEMLNRIKIFVSADIGMNEFMIKNFEAMACGCVLLAWSQGEEDQLLGFRDMHNTVFYRSEDEAVEKLQLLQSDPLLTARIASNGQAFAESQYSFARVGRTLAAEIQREMRPWQPPSVLTRLWVKVRYGMQVPE, encoded by the coding sequence ATGAAAGTCATGCTCCTGGTAATGGACGAGCAGCGAGTGATTCTGGATCGTCTGTATGAAATCGTGCAGCGGAACTGCGACGAGTGTGTCGTTTATCGCCTGAGCAAAAAGCAGCAAATGAAGCTGGGTCCGTTTCTCGCTTCCGTCAATTACCAGGACTTTGACCGGGTCGTAATCTTCTCCAGGGTCAAGCGCCTCGTCCCTCAACTAAGGATCCTGAAGTGTATTCCGGGTCTGGTGTTTCTCGAGCATGACGCTTATCAGAACTACATGCCCGAGAGTAAATACCTACGGGTTTACTCGCGTCTATACAGCCGTCTGCCTAGTTCTCGCGTATTGGTTTCCGGCGCTCTCGTAGCGCGTCGGATGAAAACTGAAAACATTGATGCAGTGTTCGTTTCGAAGGGATATGACGAACAAATGCTGCACAACACCAACCGTGTTCGGGACATTCCGGTGGCTTTTCTGGGCAGTCTGAAAAGTACGGAGTACGCGCAGCGCAGGGCGCTTCTTGAATCCCTTTCCCTGCGTACCGGCATGTTGGTAGGCCGCACCAAGTCGGGCGCTGAATATCTGGAAATGCTCAATCGCATCAAGATTTTTGTGAGCGCCGATATCGGCATGAATGAATTCATGATCAAGAACTTTGAAGCGATGGCGTGTGGCTGTGTGTTGCTGGCCTGGAGTCAGGGTGAAGAAGACCAATTGCTGGGCTTCCGGGATATGCACAATACGGTTTTCTATCGCTCTGAAGATGAGGCCGTGGAAAAACTCCAGCTGCTGCAGAGTGACCCGTTGCTGACGGCTCGTATCGCCAGTAACGGGCAGGCGTTCGCCGAGAGCCAGTATTCCTTTGCTCGTGTGGGTCGCACACTCGCTGCCGAGATTCAGCGTGAAATGCGTCCCTGGCAACCACCTTCAGTGTTAACTCGCCTGTGGGTAAAGGTGCGTTACGGCATGCAGGTTCCAGAGTAA
- the hldE gene encoding bifunctional D-glycero-beta-D-manno-heptose-7-phosphate kinase/D-glycero-beta-D-manno-heptose 1-phosphate adenylyltransferase HldE, with product MKLSMPRFDQAPVLVVGDVMLDRYWHGGTSRISPEAPVPVVKVEQIEDRPGGAANVALNIAALGAPASLVGVTGDDEAADSLANSLQGAGVRALFQRIAHQPTIVKLRVMSRHQQLLRIDFEEPFATDALALGEQVDELLEGIKVLVLSDYGKGALKNHQVLIQAARARGIPVLADPKGKDFSIYRGASLITPNLSEFETIVGGCADEHELVSKGAQLMHDLDLGALLVTRGEHGMTLLRPDHPALHLPARAREVFDVTGAGDTVISTLAAAIAAGEELPHAVALANLAAGIVVGKLGTAAISAPELRRAIQREEGSERGVLGLEQLLLAVDDARAHKEKIVFTNGCFDILHAGHVTYLEQARAQGDRLIVAVNDDASVSRLKGPGRPINSVDRRMAVLAGLGAVDWVISFPEGTPENLLREVKPDVLVKGGDYGIDQVVGADIVTAYGGTVKVLGLVENSSTTAIVEKIRSH from the coding sequence ATGAAGTTGTCCATGCCGCGATTCGATCAAGCCCCTGTATTGGTGGTCGGCGATGTCATGCTCGACCGCTACTGGCATGGCGGTACCTCACGGATTTCCCCTGAGGCACCGGTACCGGTGGTCAAGGTCGAGCAAATCGAGGACCGCCCGGGCGGTGCCGCTAACGTTGCCCTGAACATTGCCGCGCTCGGCGCACCGGCCTCGCTGGTCGGTGTGACCGGCGACGACGAAGCTGCCGACAGCCTGGCCAATAGTCTTCAGGGCGCGGGTGTGCGCGCATTGTTCCAGCGTATTGCGCACCAGCCGACCATCGTCAAGTTGCGGGTCATGAGTCGTCACCAGCAGTTGCTGCGTATCGACTTCGAAGAACCCTTTGCCACCGACGCCCTGGCGCTGGGTGAGCAAGTTGACGAGTTGCTTGAAGGCATCAAGGTGCTGGTGCTGTCCGACTACGGCAAAGGCGCGCTGAAAAACCATCAGGTACTGATCCAGGCGGCCCGTGCACGTGGCATTCCGGTGCTGGCGGATCCCAAGGGCAAGGATTTCTCGATTTACCGGGGGGCGAGCCTGATTACCCCGAACCTCAGCGAATTCGAAACGATCGTCGGCGGTTGCGCCGATGAGCACGAGCTGGTGAGCAAGGGCGCGCAGTTGATGCACGATCTTGACCTCGGCGCGTTGCTGGTAACCCGTGGCGAACACGGCATGACCCTGTTGCGTCCGGATCATCCTGCATTGCACTTGCCCGCCCGCGCGCGAGAAGTGTTCGACGTGACCGGTGCCGGCGACACGGTGATTTCCACCCTGGCGGCTGCGATCGCCGCTGGCGAAGAATTGCCCCACGCGGTGGCGTTGGCCAACCTGGCGGCCGGCATCGTGGTTGGCAAGCTCGGCACGGCGGCCATCAGCGCTCCGGAGCTACGGCGTGCCATTCAGCGCGAGGAAGGTTCCGAGCGCGGTGTGTTGGGCCTGGAGCAGTTACTGTTGGCGGTTGACGATGCGCGTGCGCACAAAGAAAAGATCGTCTTCACTAACGGTTGTTTCGACATCCTGCATGCCGGTCATGTGACCTACCTCGAGCAGGCACGGGCCCAGGGGGATCGTCTGATCGTCGCGGTCAACGACGATGCATCGGTAAGCCGTCTGAAAGGGCCGGGACGTCCGATCAACAGTGTCGACCGTCGCATGGCTGTGCTGGCGGGCCTGGGTGCTGTGGATTGGGTGATCAGCTTCCCTGAAGGCACTCCTGAAAATCTGCTGCGCGAGGTAAAACCGGACGTGCTGGTCAAGGGGGGCGACTACGGGATCGATCAAGTGGTCGGTGCAGACATCGTGACGGCTTACGGCGGTACCGTGAAGGTGCTGGGGTTGGTTGAAAACAGCTCGACAACAGCGATTGTCGAGAAGATTCGCAGCCATTGA
- the msbA gene encoding lipid A export permease/ATP-binding protein MsbA, producing MTDSSLSASPSSLKIYFRLLGYVRPYISLFLISIVGFLIFASTQPMLGYILKYFVDGLSNPEAVLFPSVPYLRDLQLLQAVPLLIILIAAWQGLGSYLGNYFLAKVSLGLVHDLRVQMFNNLLVLPNRYFDKHNSGHLISRITFNVTMVTGAATDAIKVVIREGMTVIFLFASLLFMNWRLTLVMVAILPLIALMVRTASKKFRKQSKKIQAAMGDVTHVASETIQGYRVVRSFGGEVYEEKRFFNASQGNTDKQLRMTRTGAIYTPLLQLVIYSAMAVLMFLVLFLRGDASAGDMVAYITLAGLLPKPIRQLSEVSSTIQKGVAGAESIFEQLDVEPEVDTGTVERDAVSGRLDVRHLSFTYPGTERQVLDDISFSVEPGQMVALVGRSGSGKSTLANLIPRFYHHDKGEILIDGVEVEQYKLLNLRKHIAQVTQHVTLFSDTVANNIAYGDLAGAPREDIEKAAKDAYAMDFIAQLPEGLDTQVGENGVLLSGGQRQRLAIARALLKNAPLLILDEATSALDTESERHIQAALDQVMKGRTTLVIAHRLSTIEKADLILVMDQGRIVERGTHAELLAQNGYYARLNAMGLDAPAEDIA from the coding sequence ATGACCGACTCCAGTCTCTCCGCAAGCCCCTCGAGCTTGAAAATCTACTTCCGTCTGCTCGGTTATGTCCGGCCGTACATCAGCCTGTTCCTGATCAGCATCGTCGGTTTTCTGATTTTCGCTTCGACGCAGCCAATGCTCGGCTACATCCTCAAGTACTTCGTCGATGGCCTGTCCAATCCCGAAGCGGTGCTGTTTCCCAGCGTCCCCTATCTGCGCGACCTGCAACTGCTGCAAGCGGTGCCGTTGCTGATCATCCTGATCGCTGCCTGGCAGGGGTTGGGATCTTATCTGGGCAACTACTTCCTCGCCAAGGTTTCTCTCGGGCTGGTCCACGACCTGCGGGTGCAGATGTTCAATAACCTGCTGGTTTTGCCAAACCGGTATTTCGACAAGCATAACTCCGGTCACCTGATTTCCCGTATCACCTTTAACGTGACCATGGTCACCGGGGCGGCCACAGATGCGATCAAGGTCGTAATCCGTGAAGGCATGACGGTGATCTTCCTGTTTGCCTCGCTGCTGTTCATGAACTGGCGCCTGACCCTGGTCATGGTCGCGATCCTGCCGTTGATCGCGTTGATGGTCCGTACCGCGAGCAAGAAATTCCGCAAGCAGAGCAAGAAGATCCAGGCGGCCATGGGCGACGTGACGCACGTGGCGTCGGAAACCATCCAGGGCTATCGCGTGGTGCGCAGCTTCGGCGGCGAAGTCTATGAAGAGAAGCGCTTCTTCAACGCCAGCCAGGGCAATACCGACAAGCAATTGCGCATGACCCGTACCGGCGCTATCTACACGCCGCTGCTGCAGTTGGTGATCTACAGCGCCATGGCCGTGCTGATGTTCCTGGTCCTTTTCCTGCGTGGCGATGCGTCCGCCGGTGACATGGTGGCCTACATCACCCTGGCAGGCCTGCTGCCCAAGCCGATCCGTCAATTGTCCGAAGTCAGCTCGACCATTCAAAAAGGCGTGGCCGGTGCCGAAAGCATCTTCGAACAACTGGACGTTGAACCGGAAGTCGATACCGGCACCGTAGAGCGCGATGCCGTGAGCGGGCGCCTGGATGTGCGGCATCTGAGCTTCACCTACCCTGGCACCGAGCGTCAGGTACTCGACGACATCAGTTTCTCGGTCGAACCCGGGCAAATGGTGGCGCTGGTGGGGCGTTCGGGCAGCGGCAAGTCGACCCTGGCCAACCTGATTCCGCGCTTCTATCACCACGACAAGGGCGAGATCCTGATCGACGGCGTCGAGGTGGAACAGTACAAACTGCTGAACCTGCGCAAGCACATCGCCCAGGTCACCCAGCACGTGACGTTGTTCAGCGATACCGTGGCCAACAACATTGCGTACGGCGATCTGGCCGGCGCGCCCCGTGAAGACATCGAAAAAGCGGCGAAAGACGCTTATGCGATGGACTTCATCGCACAACTGCCCGAAGGCCTGGACACTCAGGTCGGCGAAAACGGCGTATTGCTGTCCGGTGGCCAGCGTCAGCGTCTGGCGATTGCCCGGGCCCTGTTGAAGAACGCGCCTTTGCTGATTCTCGACGAAGCCACCTCGGCCCTCGACACCGAATCGGAGCGGCACATCCAGGCGGCTCTGGATCAAGTGATGAAAGGCCGGACAACCCTGGTGATTGCTCATCGTCTGTCGACCATCGAGAAGGCCGACCTGATTCTGGTCATGGATCAGGGCCGTATCGTCGAGCGCGGCACGCATGCCGAGCTTCTGGCGCAAAACGGCTATTACGCCCGCCTGAACGCCATGGGCCTCGATGCTCCGGCTGAAGATATCGCCTGA